From a single Sphingobium sp. genomic region:
- a CDS encoding DUF4402 domain-containing protein, producing the protein MMIKKMKLAVAGAVLAASMASNAAYAATEQADATVQVLAAVQLSAVSDLNFGIVAASAAGGTVTLAPTAAAVPVGSGVIPISGGSSASFRVTQATNGETIALSVGNPTPLTSGANSIPLSGLTLSNSSILFNSSSLQTVYVGGTISLGANQAAGTYVGSFDVTAEYQ; encoded by the coding sequence ATGATGATCAAAAAGATGAAGCTCGCAGTTGCGGGCGCAGTACTTGCCGCAAGCATGGCATCCAACGCCGCTTATGCCGCCACCGAACAGGCCGATGCTACTGTGCAGGTGCTTGCAGCCGTGCAGCTGTCGGCTGTCAGTGACCTTAACTTTGGCATTGTTGCCGCTTCGGCTGCAGGCGGCACCGTTACGCTGGCACCGACCGCTGCGGCAGTTCCCGTCGGTTCGGGCGTTATCCCTATCAGCGGTGGTTCGTCCGCCAGTTTTCGCGTAACCCAGGCTACCAACGGAGAGACGATCGCGCTGAGCGTCGGCAACCCGACGCCTTTGACTTCGGGTGCCAACTCGATTCCGCTGTCGGGCCTGACGCTTTCGAACAGCAGCATTCTTTTCAACTCGTCTTCGTTGCAGACTGTTTACGTTGGCGGCACGATTTCGCTTGGTGCCAACCAGGCTGCGGGCACCTATGTCGGTTCGTTTGATGTAACCGCTGAATATCAATAA
- a CDS encoding molecular chaperone encodes MTILRKAFAWALGGLAVLMTSASPVHASGDLLVAPTRVILDGKRGTQVILNNVGSEETTYRITLEIKRMSEMGELVDIDTASTSEAEKAALGLVRYAPRRVTLLPNQPQSIRIGLNAAEGLPDGEYRVHMLFRAVPKTNAVTEETATNEVKIQLIPLYGIAIPVIIRKGELSVTAALANARLDQGEDGPLLAFDATRKGNRSVYGEFRVTKPGQAEPLLVQKGIAIYPEIERRKVELQLSPEEASAIRGGEVVISYHDTPENGGGMIAQLRTVVR; translated from the coding sequence ATGACTATTTTGCGCAAAGCTTTCGCGTGGGCGCTTGGCGGCCTTGCCGTCCTTATGACATCTGCGTCACCAGTCCATGCATCGGGCGATCTCCTTGTCGCCCCCACCCGCGTCATTCTTGATGGAAAACGCGGAACCCAGGTCATCCTGAACAATGTCGGCAGCGAAGAAACCACCTACCGGATTACTTTAGAGATAAAGCGGATGTCCGAAATGGGGGAGCTGGTCGACATCGACACAGCTTCAACCAGTGAAGCAGAAAAAGCTGCGCTTGGCCTCGTCCGCTATGCGCCGCGTCGGGTGACCCTGCTTCCCAACCAGCCGCAATCGATACGTATCGGGCTGAATGCGGCCGAAGGCCTGCCAGACGGGGAATATCGCGTGCACATGTTGTTTCGCGCCGTCCCAAAGACCAATGCCGTGACTGAAGAAACGGCAACGAACGAGGTGAAGATCCAGCTCATTCCTCTCTATGGTATCGCAATTCCTGTTATCATTCGTAAGGGTGAATTGAGCGTGACAGCAGCACTCGCCAATGCCCGCCTTGATCAGGGGGAGGATGGCCCGCTGTTGGCCTTTGATGCCACCCGAAAGGGCAACCGCTCGGTCTATGGTGAGTTTCGCGTCACCAAACCGGGTCAGGCCGAACCGTTATTGGTGCAAAAGGGCATTGCGATTTATCCCGAGATAGAACGCCGCAAGGTGGAACTGCAGCTTAGTCCCGAAGAAGCATCGGCGATCCGTGGCGGTGAAGTTGTGATTTCCTATCACGACACGCCCGAAAATGGTGGCGGCATGATTGCCCAGCTTCGTACGGTGGTGCGCTAA